GACGCCAAGAAATTGATACTCTGAATCTGGCTATTTCTTGCAAAGTCAATATCCAGGCTCCGATCCCCAATATAGTAGGTCTTTTCGGGCTCCAAGCCGTACTTCTCCATCAGATACATGGCAGCTTCTGGGTCAGGCTTGCGGGCAAAACCACTTTGACTGGTCAAAATCTCTGTAAAAAAAGATTCCAAGCCCAAATCCCGCAGGATGACAAAAGCATTCTCTCCCTTATGGGTATAGACAAACTGCTCGATCCCAGCATCCTTCCCCCAAGATAGGACATCACGCGCCCCCTCCATCAGAAGGACCTGGGCATTTTTCTCTGCTAGACTTTCAGCTCGACGATGATTCAAGTCAGTCACATCCAGATGATACTCCTCCGCCACGGCTACTAAAAGATCTTGAACCGAATGCTTCAAGATGTAATCTTTAATGCTAGCTCGGTCAAATGTAAGCTGATAAGTTGCATAGGTCTCCTCAAGACCTGCCAGAATCGCATCATAGGAATCCAGCAAGGTCCCATCCAAATCCCAAATAAAGGCTCGTTTTGTCATTTTTTCTCTCCTACTTTTCGTCTATATAGCTGACTCAAAAATAGCCAACGGAAGCCATTGTCGAGCAAGGTTCCAGTCCAGACCCCTGGAAGGCCAAAGCCAAGAGTTACTCCAAGCAGATAACCGGCTCCAATTCGAATGACCCACATGCCAATCGTCGTTGCATAAAATGGAAGTTTCCCATTTCCCAAGCCTTGCCAAACAGCTGTATAGATGACCGTTCCTGCTGTAAACGGCGTTCCTAACAAAGAAAAGAGGACAACCGATAGGCTAGCTTCGACTGCTTTTGTATCTTGTGTGTAGAGATGGGTCAGAAGGGTGCCCCCAAAAAAGATTCCCAAGGCAATGGGTAACATTAACACGAAGGACAACCAGTAAGACTGCTTTCGAAGGCGGGCAATCTGCTCAAGATCACCTTCACCCAGGCTCCGTGCCACGAGCATAACCGTCGCTGTGGCCACTCCAAATACAGGCATGTAGTTGAACTGGGTCAAGGTCTCTCCGATAGCATTTCCTGCGACTGCCTCGGTCCCAAAAGCAACCACGATCGCAATGATCACCACATCTCCAGCTCGCATCATCAGCCGCTCTCCGGCAGCTGGAAGTGCTAAGTTCAAGAGCTTACGATCCAATCCCCAACGAAGAGGTGCAAAGGGTAACTGGACCTTTCGCCACAAGAGGATGACGCCCACCAGACGGGCCAGCACTGTCCCTAAGGCCGCACCGACAATCCCCCAGCCAAAAAGGAAAATGGCCACAGAGGAGAATAAAGCATTCAAAACATTGGTCAACAGGCTCACATACATAGGAATACGTGGATTGTTGGCCACCCGAACCAAGGAGCCCAAGGTCGTCATCAATCCTAAGAGAACAATGGTCCCGCCGACCAAGGAAAGGTAAATCCCCCCGCTTTCGGCTACTGCAGCTTCAGTCCCCAACAGAGAAATCATCTGGCGTCCAAATAACAGCGAAGCCCCTCCTAAGAGAGCACTCAACAATAAGGTCACCTTCAGTGACTCTGTCGCATGGTAGGCAATGTTTTCTTGATTTTTTTCGCCCAAGCTTTTGGACATGACACTGGCAACCGCCGCACCCAGTGCCAAAAAGATGGCTTGATAGATGGTGATGATATTCCCTGCGACGGAAACACCTGAAATGGCAATCAAGCCCAGGTGAGCCACTAAATAAGAATCCACCATGCCCATCAGCATTTGTAAGAAATTTTCACCCATGGCAGGAAGGGCGATATTTAAGATTTTTTTGTATGAATTCATGCGTATATAAAAGAGCCAAACGGCTCTTTTGATCTTTCTAATACAGAGAATTAAAGTCCCAAGTAGTCTTCTACGGCTGCTTGCATGTCTTTGGCTGCCACGCTTGTACGATGGCGAACCGGTGCAGTTTCAAGGCCGTCTACAGCCGGTGGCACAGGAACACCTGAGAGTGTGTGTAATTTAGCCAAGGCTTCGAAATCGCCTAGACCTGTCTCGCCTGTCACCGCTTCTACTGCTACAACTGGGAATTTGTAAGGACTTGCTGTAGAGGCAATGACTGTTTTAGCAGTATCCCCTGTTTGGGTCCGGTATTTTTGGTAAACGGCTGATGCTACGGCTGTATGAGGGTCTTCGATGTAATCAGACGCTTCATAGACCCGCTTGATCTCTGCAGCAGTTTCTGCTTCATCTGCGTATGCAGCCGCAAACAAATCTAAGATGTCTGCATCAAAGTTGGACAATTGGTACTGACCTGTTGCAACAAGGCTTTCCATCAATTCTTTGGTCTTTGTGGCATCATTGCCTACCAAGTGGAAAATCAAGCGTTCCAAGTTTGAAGAGACCAAAATATCCATCGATGGGCTAGTGGTCACCTTGAACTCACGTTTCTTATCATAGACATGTGTTTTGAAGAAGTCTGTCAAGACATTGTTTTCATTTGACGCACAGATCAATTTCCCAACTGGAAGACCGATTTGTTTGGCATAGAAAGCTGCCAAGATATTTCCAAAGTTTCCTGTTGGAACAGTGAAATTGACTTTTTCTCCCGCTGTGATTTGGCCTGTCTTGACCAATTGAGCATAGGCGTATACGTAATAGACAACCTGAGGCACCAAACGACCAATGTTCATAGAATTAGCTGATGAGAATTGCATCTTGTTGGCTGCTAATTTTTCACGGAGCGCCACATCATTGAACATGTGTTTGACATTAGTTTGGGCATCGTCAAAGTTTCCATCGATGGCGATGACATGGGTATTATTCCCCGTTTGAGTCGTCATTTGCAACTCTTGCACCTTGCTGACACCATCTTTTGGATAAAAGACAATAATCTCTGTTCCTGGAACATCGGCAAAACCTGCCATGGCAGCTTTTCCTGTATCTCCAGAAGTCGCCGTCAAGATGACAATTTTATTTTCCAAACCGTGCTTTTTAGCTGCTGTTGTCATAAAGTAAGGCAAGATCGACAAAGCCATATCTTTAAAGGCAATAGTGGAGCCGTGGAAGAGTTCCAAATTGTATTGCCCATCGAGTTTGACAAGAGGAGCAATAGCTGGGGTATCAAACTTGCTGTCATAAGCATGAGAAATACAGTAGTCCAACTCTTCTGCTGTAAAGTCGTCCAAAAAGGCTGACAAAACAAGCTTGGCCACTTCTTGGTAAGAAGCGTCTTTGAGGGTATCAAAATCCAGCTCTACTTGAGGATAAGAGACTGGAGTAAACAAACCGCCATCTGTCGCCAATCCTTGAAGGATGGCTTGACTAGCTGTTACAGTATTTTTTTCATCTCGTGTTGATTGATAAACTAATGTCATGACTGTTTTATTCCTTTACTAGTAGTCTTCTCATTATATCATAAATGTCAGAAAATTTAACGGCTTTTCGCCAAATCTTGGCAAAGGTCGGCAAACAGAAGCTAGATAAAAGAGAGCAGGCGCAACGACTTTGCTCCTACTCCCATGCGAATCTCTTTTACAGGTATCTGAAAGATTTGATCAAGCCAATCCCAACTCTGCCAAAACAGATGGGAAGCCTTTCTTCAAGTTTTCAAGAGCTACCGTTACTTCTTGACGAGTTTGGTTATTTTTCACAGTAACTTGACCGCTCTCAACTTCACTACTTCCTAAGGTAATCAAGGCTTTGGCCGCAAAGACATCTGCTGACTTAAATTGTGCCTTGAGCTTACGTCCAAGATAGTCACGTTCTGCCTTGAAACCTTGGATTCGAAGGGCTTGAACCAAGCTAAGCGCTGCTTCATTGACCTCATCTCCTAGGACAGCGATATAGGCATCTAGGCCTGTTTCGATCGGTAATTCAATGCCTTTCTTTTCAAGAACGAGAAGGATCCGTTCCACACCGATACCAAATCCAAAACCAGCTGTCGCAGGGCCACCGAAGTATTCCACCAAACCATCATAGCGACCACCCGCACAGACTGTCAATTCATTGCCTTCAATTTCTGTAATGAACTCAAAAATCGTGTGGTTGTAGTAATCCAAGCCACGCACCATATTGGTATCGATGACATAGGCTACACCTAAATCTTCTAACATCCGACGAACCGCATCAAAATGCGCTTGGCTTTCTTCATCTAGATAGTCTAGGATGGAAGGAGCCTGTTCAACCGCGGCCTTGTCTTCTTTTTCTTTTGAATCCAAGACACGAAGCGGATTTTCTTCTAAGCGACGTTGGCTGTCCTTAGACAATTGATCCTTCATTGGCAAGAGGTAATCAATCAAGGCTTGACGATAAGCCTGACGACTAGCAGGGCTTCCCAAGGTGTTCAAGTGCAAGGTCACATTGTCAATTCCTAGTTCTTTCAGGAATTGCGCTGCCATGGCAATGGTTTCGACATCCGTTGCAGGATTGCTCGATCCAAAGCATTCTACCCCAATTTGGTGGAATTGACGCAAACGACCTGCTTGAGGACGTTCGTAGCGGAACATTGGACCTATGTAATAGAACTTACTTGGTTTTTGTACCTCAGGCGCAAAGAGTTTATTTTCTACATAGGAGCGGACAACAGGAGCTGTTCCTTCTGGACGAAGCGTGATATGACGGTCTCCCTTGTCATAGAAATCATACATTTCTTTGGTGACGATATCCGTCGTATCCCCTACTGAACGGCTGATGACTTCATAATGTTCGAAGATCGGTGTGCGGATTTCATCATAATTGTATCGCGCAAAGACCTTGCGTGCAAAGCCTTCTACATATTGCCATTTCGCTGAATCGCCAGGAAGGATATCCTGGGTCCCTTTTGGTTTTTGTAATTTCATAGCCTTCATCCTTTGTCTTACTTTTGCCTCTATTTTACCACAAATTCGAAGAGAAATGGAGGCTGGACCGAATTTCCTTCGTTCGACACGTTCAAATCCTCTTTCTCTTCTTGCCTTATCAGCCGAATTATGAGAAAATGGAAGCCATACTACACTGAAAGGATCTTGCGATGAGAGAGGATATCAAAATCAATGACCGCGCCCTGGCACTAGAGAAGCCGTTAATCGAAAAATTGGAGCTTGTATTTGATACCGATGTTGAGTTAGATGTCTATAACCTAGGACTGATCTACGAGATCCATCTAGATGAAGCCGGCACTTGCAAGGTGGTTATGACCTTTACCGATACGGCTTGTAACTGTGCTGAGAGCCTTCCGATCGAAATCGTCGCTCGCCTAAAAGAAATCGAGGGGATCGAAGATGTCAAGGTTGAAGTAACTTGGTCACCCGCTTGGAAAATTACACGAATC
The Streptococcus parasanguinis genome window above contains:
- the hisS gene encoding histidine--tRNA ligase, which gives rise to MKLQKPKGTQDILPGDSAKWQYVEGFARKVFARYNYDEIRTPIFEHYEVISRSVGDTTDIVTKEMYDFYDKGDRHITLRPEGTAPVVRSYVENKLFAPEVQKPSKFYYIGPMFRYERPQAGRLRQFHQIGVECFGSSNPATDVETIAMAAQFLKELGIDNVTLHLNTLGSPASRQAYRQALIDYLLPMKDQLSKDSQRRLEENPLRVLDSKEKEDKAAVEQAPSILDYLDEESQAHFDAVRRMLEDLGVAYVIDTNMVRGLDYYNHTIFEFITEIEGNELTVCAGGRYDGLVEYFGGPATAGFGFGIGVERILLVLEKKGIELPIETGLDAYIAVLGDEVNEAALSLVQALRIQGFKAERDYLGRKLKAQFKSADVFAAKALITLGSSEVESGQVTVKNNQTRQEVTVALENLKKGFPSVLAELGLA
- a CDS encoding MATE family efflux transporter; the encoded protein is MNSYKKILNIALPAMGENFLQMLMGMVDSYLVAHLGLIAISGVSVAGNIITIYQAIFLALGAAVASVMSKSLGEKNQENIAYHATESLKVTLLLSALLGGASLLFGRQMISLLGTEAAVAESGGIYLSLVGGTIVLLGLMTTLGSLVRVANNPRIPMYVSLLTNVLNALFSSVAIFLFGWGIVGAALGTVLARLVGVILLWRKVQLPFAPLRWGLDRKLLNLALPAAGERLMMRAGDVVIIAIVVAFGTEAVAGNAIGETLTQFNYMPVFGVATATVMLVARSLGEGDLEQIARLRKQSYWLSFVLMLPIALGIFFGGTLLTHLYTQDTKAVEASLSVVLFSLLGTPFTAGTVIYTAVWQGLGNGKLPFYATTIGMWVIRIGAGYLLGVTLGFGLPGVWTGTLLDNGFRWLFLSQLYRRKVGEKK
- a CDS encoding HAD-IA family hydrolase; translation: MTKRAFIWDLDGTLLDSYDAILAGLEETYATYQLTFDRASIKDYILKHSVQDLLVAVAEEYHLDVTDLNHRRAESLAEKNAQVLLMEGARDVLSWGKDAGIEQFVYTHKGENAFVILRDLGLESFFTEILTSQSGFARKPDPEAAMYLMEKYGLEPEKTYYIGDRSLDIDFARNSQIQSINFLASDYQGNHQMNTLLDIPVILNAEKNL
- the thrC gene encoding threonine synthase → MTLVYQSTRDEKNTVTASQAILQGLATDGGLFTPVSYPQVELDFDTLKDASYQEVAKLVLSAFLDDFTAEELDYCISHAYDSKFDTPAIAPLVKLDGQYNLELFHGSTIAFKDMALSILPYFMTTAAKKHGLENKIVILTATSGDTGKAAMAGFADVPGTEIIVFYPKDGVSKVQELQMTTQTGNNTHVIAIDGNFDDAQTNVKHMFNDVALREKLAANKMQFSSANSMNIGRLVPQVVYYVYAYAQLVKTGQITAGEKVNFTVPTGNFGNILAAFYAKQIGLPVGKLICASNENNVLTDFFKTHVYDKKREFKVTTSPSMDILVSSNLERLIFHLVGNDATKTKELMESLVATGQYQLSNFDADILDLFAAAYADEAETAAEIKRVYEASDYIEDPHTAVASAVYQKYRTQTGDTAKTVIASTASPYKFPVVAVEAVTGETGLGDFEALAKLHTLSGVPVPPAVDGLETAPVRHRTSVAAKDMQAAVEDYLGL
- a CDS encoding metal-sulfur cluster assembly factor; translation: MREDIKINDRALALEKPLIEKLELVFDTDVELDVYNLGLIYEIHLDEAGTCKVVMTFTDTACNCAESLPIEIVARLKEIEGIEDVKVEVTWSPAWKITRISRYGRIALGLPPR